One genomic region from Actinocatenispora thailandica encodes:
- a CDS encoding DUF1707 SHOCT-like domain-containing protein: MGDSSVPHPMPAARLARKHGGHGTADSGGAAARRRRPRVGRGARGIEPTDDERDALVGRLREAVGAGRLDLAEFDRRAAAAYAASSRSQFAALTADLVPAPPRPPRWTGDAGAVLVRFGPLAITADTVRTPGGSFPLSGSVWRSYDYWQTRRVIPTAAIVAAVLGFFVVPFVSLLFLLVRQDQTTGVVQVCGTDGGRQHVVDLPVTGAAQAHAIHRQVQYVQLLAGR, encoded by the coding sequence ATGGGGGACAGCTCGGTACCGCACCCGATGCCCGCGGCCCGTCTCGCCCGGAAGCATGGTGGGCATGGCACTGCAGACTCCGGCGGCGCCGCGGCCCGCCGACGCCGACCCCGCGTCGGGCGGGGCGCGCGGGGCATCGAGCCGACCGACGACGAGCGGGACGCGCTGGTGGGACGGCTGCGCGAGGCGGTCGGCGCCGGCCGGTTGGATCTGGCCGAGTTCGACCGGCGGGCCGCCGCGGCCTACGCCGCGTCCAGCCGGTCCCAGTTCGCGGCACTCACCGCCGACCTGGTGCCGGCCCCGCCGCGGCCGCCGCGCTGGACCGGCGACGCCGGTGCGGTGCTGGTGCGGTTCGGGCCGCTGGCCATCACCGCCGACACGGTGCGTACCCCGGGCGGCAGCTTCCCGCTGTCCGGTTCGGTGTGGCGCAGCTACGACTACTGGCAGACCCGCCGGGTGATCCCGACCGCGGCGATCGTGGCCGCGGTGCTCGGCTTCTTCGTGGTGCCGTTCGTCTCGCTGCTGTTCCTCCTGGTCCGGCAGGACCAGACCACCGGGGTGGTGCAGGTCTGCGGCACCGACGGCGGCCGGCAGCACGTGGTGGACCTGCCGGTGACCGGCGCCGCGCAGGCGCACGCGATCCACCGGCAGGTCCAGTACGTCCAGCTGCTCGCCGGTCGCTGA
- a CDS encoding PadR family transcriptional regulator encodes MDYAMDPRMAHLRGALGRGFARYAESGHHHDGGRSRDRGGRGHGGAERRAYHRGWRGGGPGFGPGFGGFGPGFPFGPGGHRGGRRGSRAARGDIRLAALGLLAEQPMHGYQLMREIATRSEGAWRASPGAVYPALQQLEDEGLIEPQPGAGKRVFTVTDQGREYVEEHRDEIDGVWRSAAEGVDESWLALADTGRQVMQAFGQVVSAGNRQQVAAATKLMADTRRQLYRILAEDESDEPTDGAPADDA; translated from the coding sequence ATGGATTACGCCATGGACCCACGAATGGCACACCTGCGCGGCGCCCTCGGACGCGGGTTCGCCCGCTACGCCGAGTCCGGCCACCACCACGACGGCGGGCGCAGCCGCGATCGCGGCGGCCGCGGGCACGGCGGCGCCGAGCGACGCGCGTACCACCGGGGCTGGCGCGGCGGAGGGCCGGGCTTCGGCCCCGGCTTCGGCGGCTTCGGACCGGGCTTCCCGTTCGGACCCGGCGGCCACCGCGGCGGCCGGCGCGGCTCGCGGGCGGCCCGCGGCGACATCCGGCTCGCCGCGCTGGGGCTGCTCGCCGAGCAGCCGATGCACGGCTACCAGCTGATGCGCGAGATCGCCACTCGCAGCGAGGGCGCCTGGCGGGCCAGCCCCGGCGCGGTCTACCCGGCCCTGCAGCAACTGGAGGACGAGGGCCTGATCGAGCCGCAGCCCGGCGCGGGCAAGCGGGTGTTCACCGTGACCGACCAGGGCCGGGAGTACGTCGAGGAGCACCGCGACGAGATCGACGGGGTGTGGCGGTCGGCAGCCGAGGGCGTCGACGAGAGCTGGCTCGCCCTGGCCGACACCGGCCGGCAGGTGATGCAGGCGTTCGGCCAGGTGGTCAGCGCCGGCAACCGGCAGCAGGTCGCCGCGGCCACCAAGCTGATGGCCGACACCCGCCGCCAGCTGTACCGGATCCTCGCGGAGGACGAGTCGGACGAGCCGACCGACGGCGCACCGGCCGACGACGCGTAG
- a CDS encoding VIT domain-containing protein has protein sequence MTVQLTPLGDTEFDRVGARRTGAAATDEEPGAGALTTPRGNLPLAALAVDARIVGLTAHTVLRQTFRNPYDEPLEATYVFPLPPRAAVTGMRMTAADRVVVAELQERAAARKRYDEAVESGHRASIAEQERPDVFTMRVGNILPGERVEVELTTEGLLPYVDDAATFRFPLVVAPRYIPGTPLPGGSVGDGTVPDTDAVPDASRITPPVLLPGFPNPIDLSVTVRIDAAGLPLGQVRSSLHAVETEQTDDGVRLSVEPGERADRDFVLRLGYGAKAVATAASVAPDRPAPEPAGTGPADAEPADPGPADAGPADAGPADAGPADAEPADPGPADPGPADPEPADPGPAGTGPDPTGSGTDSEYGAGTVRLTLLPPTDAVPPRPRDVVLLLDRSGSMNGWKMVAARRAAARIVDTLTDADRFTVLLFDHLVEHAAGLPEGLVAATDRHRYAAVEQLARTDARGGTELLAPLTEALSLLSEPGRDRVLVLVTDGQVGNEDQIVAASADRLADVRVHTVGIDRAVNAGFLGRLATLGGGRCELVESMDRLDEAMTAIHRRISTPVLRDLRLEFDGPQPVDGTLTPARMPDLFPGAPVVLTARLRTTGAGRVRVHARRPDGTAWSTTTELAAAEDPAAAAVWARGRLRDLEDRYAIGAADRAAVEANIVATSLRFGVLCRFTAYVAVDSRVVTEGGARRRVTQPVELPSGWEPPSMPAGGGGGMRPMAMKLAASGGAPAPGAPAAPGGAAPSGGPGVSARRSRPAVFGRPGFAPAHQPSADPMEGAHQQAAIELRRLRALGPADDRRTALADLGTRLAALVDGLPDRTTGRAELAALAADLRACDGDEPPRGTDLDELWQRAVDLLAAFVGERPAPRRSGRRQRRGDGSDRRDSFWR, from the coding sequence ATGACAGTGCAGCTGACGCCGCTCGGCGACACCGAGTTCGACCGGGTGGGCGCTCGCCGTACCGGCGCGGCGGCCACCGACGAGGAACCGGGCGCCGGCGCGCTGACCACCCCGCGCGGCAACCTGCCGCTGGCCGCGCTCGCCGTCGACGCGCGCATCGTCGGGTTGACCGCGCACACGGTGCTGCGGCAGACGTTCCGCAATCCGTACGACGAACCGTTGGAGGCCACGTACGTCTTCCCGCTGCCGCCGCGGGCCGCGGTGACCGGCATGCGGATGACCGCCGCCGACCGGGTGGTGGTCGCCGAACTGCAGGAGCGCGCGGCCGCCCGCAAGCGGTACGACGAGGCCGTCGAGAGCGGTCACCGGGCGTCGATCGCCGAGCAGGAGCGGCCGGACGTGTTCACCATGCGGGTCGGCAACATCCTGCCGGGCGAGCGGGTCGAGGTGGAGCTGACCACCGAGGGGCTGCTGCCGTACGTGGACGATGCCGCGACGTTCCGCTTCCCGCTGGTGGTCGCGCCCCGCTACATCCCCGGCACGCCGCTGCCCGGTGGCTCCGTCGGCGACGGTACGGTCCCGGACACCGACGCGGTGCCCGACGCGTCCCGGATCACCCCGCCGGTGCTGCTGCCGGGGTTCCCGAACCCGATCGACCTGTCGGTCACGGTGCGCATCGACGCCGCCGGGCTGCCGCTGGGCCAGGTCCGCTCCAGCCTGCACGCGGTCGAGACCGAGCAGACCGACGACGGCGTCCGGCTGTCCGTCGAGCCGGGGGAGCGCGCCGACCGCGATTTCGTGTTGCGGCTCGGCTACGGAGCGAAGGCCGTCGCCACCGCGGCGAGCGTCGCTCCGGATCGGCCGGCCCCCGAGCCGGCCGGCACCGGACCAGCCGACGCCGAACCGGCCGACCCCGGACCAGCCGACGCCGGACCAGCCGACGCCGGACCAGCCGACGCCGGACCAGCCGACGCCGAACCAGCCGACCCCGGACCAGCCGACCCCGGACCAGCCGACCCCGAACCAGCCGACCCCGGACCGGCCGGCACCGGCCCGGACCCGACCGGCTCCGGTACCGACTCCGAGTACGGCGCGGGTACGGTGCGGCTCACCCTGCTGCCGCCGACCGACGCGGTGCCGCCGCGCCCGCGCGACGTGGTCCTGCTGCTGGACCGCTCGGGCAGCATGAACGGCTGGAAGATGGTCGCCGCGCGGCGGGCCGCGGCCCGGATCGTGGACACGCTCACCGACGCCGACCGGTTCACCGTGCTGCTGTTCGACCACCTAGTCGAGCACGCCGCCGGGCTGCCGGAAGGGCTGGTCGCCGCGACCGACCGGCACCGGTACGCGGCGGTCGAGCAACTGGCCCGCACCGATGCCCGCGGCGGTACCGAGCTGCTCGCCCCGCTGACCGAGGCGCTGTCGCTGCTGTCCGAGCCGGGCCGGGACCGGGTCCTGGTGCTCGTCACCGACGGCCAGGTCGGCAACGAGGACCAGATCGTCGCGGCCAGCGCCGACCGGCTCGCCGACGTCCGGGTGCACACCGTGGGCATCGACCGTGCCGTCAACGCCGGGTTCCTCGGCCGGCTCGCCACGCTCGGCGGCGGCCGGTGCGAGCTGGTGGAGTCGATGGACCGGCTGGACGAGGCGATGACCGCCATCCACCGGCGCATCTCCACCCCGGTGCTGCGCGACCTGCGGCTGGAGTTCGACGGCCCGCAGCCGGTCGACGGCACCCTCACCCCGGCCCGGATGCCTGATCTGTTCCCCGGCGCGCCGGTGGTCCTGACCGCCCGGCTGCGCACCACCGGTGCCGGTCGGGTCCGGGTGCACGCGCGGCGCCCGGACGGTACCGCGTGGTCGACGACCACCGAGCTGGCGGCGGCCGAGGACCCGGCCGCGGCGGCGGTGTGGGCCCGCGGCCGGCTGCGCGACCTGGAGGACAGGTACGCGATCGGCGCCGCCGACCGCGCCGCCGTGGAGGCGAACATCGTGGCCACCTCGCTGCGGTTCGGCGTGCTGTGCCGGTTCACCGCGTACGTGGCGGTCGACAGCCGGGTGGTCACCGAAGGTGGTGCCCGGCGCCGGGTGACCCAGCCGGTGGAGCTGCCGTCCGGCTGGGAGCCGCCGTCGATGCCGGCCGGTGGTGGTGGCGGCATGCGGCCGATGGCGATGAAGCTGGCCGCGTCCGGTGGCGCGCCGGCCCCCGGCGCCCCGGCGGCACCCGGCGGTGCCGCCCCGTCGGGCGGCCCCGGGGTGTCCGCCCGGCGCTCCCGGCCGGCGGTGTTCGGTCGCCCCGGGTTCGCGCCCGCTCATCAGCCCTCGGCCGATCCGATGGAGGGTGCGCACCAGCAGGCGGCGATCGAGCTGCGCCGGTTGCGCGCGCTCGGCCCGGCCGACGACCGGCGGACCGCACTGGCCGACCTGGGTACCAGGCTCGCCGCGCTGGTCGACGGCCTGCCGGACCGCACCACCGGCCGCGCCGAGCTGGCCGCGCTGGCGGCCGACCTGCGGGCCTGCGACGGCGACGAACCGCCGCGCGGCACCGACCTGGACGAGCTGTGGCAGCGGGCGGTCGACCTGCTCGCCGCGTTCGTCGGGGAGCGGCCCGCGCCGCGCCGGTCCGGCCGGCGCCAGCGCCGCGGAGACGGTTCCGACCGCCGCGACTCCTTCTGGCGCTGA
- the thrS gene encoding threonine--tRNA ligase, giving the protein MPAATAAQGSATASVLVPAGTTAAEAIGAAGLPTSGPTAIVVVRADGALKDLEWVPATDTVVEPVPMDSPDGLNVLRHSAAHVMAQAVQEIFPGTLLGIGPPIENGFYYDFLPEKPFTPDDLAAIEKKMGAIIKSGQRFHRRPISDEHAHAELAHEKFKLELIDLKGSAGEAAEGASVEVGAGGLTMYDNLDAKTGDLAWTDLCRGPHLPTTRLIPAVKLMRSAAAYWRGSEANPQLQRIYGTAWPTRDELKAYLKLLEEAAKRDHRKLGAELDLFSFPDEIGSGLAVFHPKGGIIRREMEGYSRTRHEQAGYEFVNTPHITKSNLFETSGHLPYYADTMYPPMQLEGAEYYLKAMNCPMHNLIFRSRGRSYRELPLRLFEFGTVYRYEKSGVVHGLTRVRGMTQDDSHIYCTAEQMDGELRTLLAFVLDLLRDYGLDDFYLELSTRDDSDKFIGSPEDWERATEALRLAAEESKLELVPDPGGAAFYGPKISVQVRDAIGRSWQMSTIQVDFNQPKRFGLEYQAADGSRQQPVMIHRALFGSIERFFGVLTEHYAGAFPAWLAPVQVVGIPIRDDHADYLQSFVDLLRAQGIRAEVDTADDRMQKKIRNAQKQKIPFMAIAGDDDVTAGTVSFRYRDGSQRNGVPLDDAVAHVVEVVRSRTNVGPSAEAAEAAEAE; this is encoded by the coding sequence GTGCCCGCAGCGACCGCCGCCCAGGGGAGTGCGACCGCCTCCGTCCTCGTGCCGGCCGGTACGACGGCGGCCGAGGCGATCGGCGCGGCCGGGCTGCCGACGTCCGGCCCGACCGCGATCGTGGTGGTGCGCGCCGACGGCGCGTTGAAGGACCTGGAGTGGGTGCCGGCGACCGACACGGTGGTCGAGCCGGTGCCGATGGACTCGCCGGACGGTTTGAACGTGCTGCGCCACTCGGCCGCGCACGTGATGGCGCAGGCGGTGCAGGAGATCTTCCCCGGCACCCTGCTCGGCATCGGCCCGCCGATCGAGAACGGCTTCTACTACGACTTCCTGCCGGAGAAGCCGTTCACCCCGGACGACCTCGCCGCCATCGAGAAGAAGATGGGCGCGATCATCAAGTCGGGGCAGCGGTTCCACCGGCGGCCGATCTCCGACGAGCACGCGCACGCGGAACTCGCGCACGAGAAGTTCAAGCTGGAACTGATCGACCTGAAGGGTTCGGCGGGCGAGGCGGCCGAGGGAGCCAGCGTCGAGGTCGGCGCCGGCGGGCTGACCATGTACGACAACCTCGACGCGAAGACCGGCGACCTGGCCTGGACCGACCTGTGCCGCGGGCCGCACCTGCCGACCACCCGGCTGATCCCGGCGGTCAAGCTGATGCGCAGCGCCGCCGCCTACTGGCGCGGCAGCGAGGCCAACCCGCAGCTGCAGCGCATCTACGGCACCGCGTGGCCGACCCGGGACGAGCTCAAGGCGTACCTGAAGCTGCTGGAGGAGGCCGCCAAGCGCGACCACCGCAAGCTCGGCGCCGAGCTCGACCTGTTCAGCTTCCCGGACGAGATCGGCTCCGGCCTGGCGGTGTTCCATCCCAAGGGCGGCATCATCCGGCGCGAGATGGAGGGCTACTCGCGCACCCGGCACGAGCAGGCCGGGTACGAGTTCGTCAACACGCCGCACATCACCAAGAGCAACCTGTTCGAAACCTCGGGCCACCTGCCGTACTACGCCGACACCATGTACCCGCCGATGCAGCTGGAGGGCGCGGAGTACTACCTGAAGGCGATGAACTGCCCGATGCACAACCTGATCTTCCGGTCCCGGGGCCGGTCGTACCGGGAGCTGCCGCTCCGGCTGTTCGAGTTCGGCACCGTCTACCGGTACGAGAAGTCCGGCGTGGTGCACGGGCTCACGCGGGTGCGCGGCATGACGCAGGACGACTCGCACATCTACTGCACCGCCGAGCAGATGGACGGCGAGCTGCGCACGCTGCTGGCGTTCGTGCTGGATCTGCTGCGCGACTACGGTCTGGACGACTTCTACCTGGAACTGTCCACCCGCGACGACTCGGACAAGTTCATCGGCTCGCCGGAGGACTGGGAGCGGGCCACCGAGGCGCTGCGACTGGCCGCCGAGGAGTCGAAGCTGGAGCTGGTGCCGGATCCGGGCGGCGCGGCGTTCTACGGTCCGAAGATCTCGGTCCAGGTGCGGGACGCGATCGGCCGCAGCTGGCAGATGTCCACCATCCAGGTCGACTTCAACCAGCCCAAGAGGTTCGGCCTGGAGTACCAGGCGGCGGACGGTTCGCGGCAGCAGCCGGTGATGATCCACCGGGCCCTGTTCGGCTCGATCGAACGGTTCTTCGGGGTGCTGACCGAGCACTACGCCGGTGCGTTCCCGGCGTGGCTGGCGCCGGTACAGGTGGTCGGCATCCCGATCCGCGACGACCACGCCGACTACCTGCAGTCCTTCGTGGACCTGCTGCGGGCGCAGGGCATCCGGGCCGAGGTGGACACCGCCGACGACCGGATGCAGAAGAAGATCCGCAACGCCCAGAAGCAGAAGATCCCGTTCATGGCGATCGCCGGCGACGACGACGTGACCGCCGGTACGGTGTCGTTCCGCTACCGGGACGGCTCGCAGCGCAACGGCGTCCCGCTCGACGATGCCGTCGCGCACGTCGTCGAGGTGGTCCGCTCCCGTACCAACGTCGGCCCCTCCGCCGAGGCGGCCGAGGCGGCCGAGGCGGAGTAG
- a CDS encoding winged helix-turn-helix domain-containing protein, whose translation MSIDPDAPEYAWQQLAAVIEDRIASGKYTRRLPSESSFSQEFGLARNTVRRAMEDLRERGLVVTIPQRGTFVKRDA comes from the coding sequence ATGTCGATCGATCCTGACGCGCCGGAGTACGCCTGGCAGCAGCTCGCGGCGGTGATCGAGGACCGGATCGCCTCCGGGAAGTACACCCGGCGGCTGCCGTCCGAGTCCTCGTTCAGCCAGGAGTTCGGCCTGGCCCGCAACACGGTGCGGCGAGCCATGGAAGATCTCCGCGAGCGGGGCCTGGTCGTCACCATCCCGCAGCGCGGCACTTTCGTGAAACGCGACGCCTAG
- a CDS encoding S8 family serine peptidase — protein sequence MIDTGSAGTAHRSGWRRRAAIVALGVIGLLAIPTAAHADTVRHGQWYLDYLHVPQAQRVSTGAGVTVAVIDTGVDANHPDLSGHVLPGRSFGVAAGSSARQDTNGHGTAMAGIIAAQGGNAQHALGVAPGVEILPARVAADDGADLDYNAVADAIRWAVDRHATVISISLSSNSSTPRLVSAIHYAEVHDVLVVGSAGNVDMGITSVGAPGRLKGVLNVTGVNQGGDFWTGSAQGEYATLAAPAVKIVGPSPASDSGYAQGTGTSDAAAIVSGVAALVRAKFPHLDAANVINRIIRTATDRGPKGWDQQYGFGIVNPVAALTANVPTVDKNPLGGIVADPLASSAPAKAYSPTTAGRPGTSGPLVVAIVIAILALLAIIVITIVVVVRRGRGPGTGDRAGGRQPAPWAVPPTNRAPGGSVGEPSLGAPPPPDKNR from the coding sequence GTGATCGACACAGGCAGCGCGGGGACAGCGCACCGCTCAGGCTGGCGGCGGCGCGCGGCGATCGTGGCGCTCGGCGTGATCGGACTCTTGGCGATTCCCACGGCGGCCCACGCCGACACTGTGCGCCATGGCCAGTGGTATCTCGACTATCTGCACGTGCCGCAGGCACAACGCGTCAGCACCGGCGCCGGGGTCACCGTCGCGGTGATCGACACCGGAGTCGACGCGAACCACCCAGATCTCTCTGGGCATGTACTGCCCGGTCGGTCGTTCGGCGTAGCGGCGGGGTCGTCCGCCCGGCAAGACACGAACGGCCACGGCACCGCGATGGCTGGAATTATTGCCGCGCAAGGGGGTAACGCGCAGCACGCGCTTGGCGTGGCGCCCGGCGTCGAGATCCTTCCCGCCCGTGTTGCTGCGGATGACGGCGCCGACCTCGACTACAACGCAGTCGCGGACGCCATTCGTTGGGCAGTCGACCGGCACGCCACCGTCATCAGCATTTCGTTGAGTAGCAATTCATCCACGCCACGGCTCGTCTCCGCGATCCACTATGCCGAGGTCCACGACGTGCTCGTCGTGGGCAGCGCCGGCAACGTCGATATGGGCATCACTTCGGTCGGGGCTCCGGGCCGTTTGAAGGGTGTCCTCAACGTCACGGGCGTTAACCAAGGAGGTGATTTCTGGACAGGATCGGCACAAGGCGAGTATGCGACGCTCGCGGCGCCTGCGGTGAAGATCGTTGGCCCGTCACCAGCAAGCGACAGTGGTTACGCACAGGGCACGGGCACGAGTGACGCAGCGGCGATCGTGTCGGGGGTGGCGGCGTTGGTGCGGGCCAAGTTTCCGCACCTGGACGCGGCGAACGTGATCAACCGGATCATCAGGACCGCCACGGATCGCGGGCCGAAGGGGTGGGATCAGCAGTACGGGTTCGGGATCGTCAACCCGGTCGCCGCGCTCACGGCGAACGTACCGACGGTCGACAAGAACCCACTGGGCGGCATCGTCGCCGATCCCCTCGCCTCGTCGGCGCCGGCCAAGGCGTACTCGCCGACGACCGCGGGGCGCCCCGGCACCAGCGGGCCGCTGGTCGTCGCGATCGTGATCGCCATCCTCGCTCTTCTCGCCATCATCGTGATCACCATCGTCGTGGTGGTACGGCGGGGCCGCGGCCCGGGTACGGGCGACAGGGCCGGAGGCAGGCAACCGGCGCCCTGGGCTGTTCCTCCGACGAACCGGGCTCCGGGCGGATCGGTTGGCGAGCCGAGTCTTGGCGCTCCCCCGCCGCCTGACAAGAATCGGTGA
- a CDS encoding RNHCP domain-containing protein: MNRVPRAPQPGTRTPKAPGRGKNERNPAPSSPRPRRLAGGGTIATHRTNAKKKAARNTAFRCVHCHAQVPLHTGGGFRNHCPFCLHSVHVDVLPGDRGADCGGLLVPIAVDYHSKKGYQLVHRCTRCGATRRNRTATNTRSPTTWTASSTSCTAESAAPPGRHCSARWYRLHRTESLTAHAAAHGQPGYRDQIRRRIRALMRPRAVVESNLSRIVEAIPLLEMGEIGRRNAIQWFRARNSQRVTSLPCLR, translated from the coding sequence GTGAATCGCGTCCCTCGCGCACCCCAGCCCGGAACCCGCACGCCCAAAGCACCCGGGCGCGGGAAGAACGAACGTAACCCTGCCCCGTCGAGTCCTCGACCACGTCGACTCGCCGGAGGCGGCACCATCGCCACGCACCGCACCAACGCCAAGAAGAAGGCCGCGCGCAACACCGCATTCCGGTGTGTGCACTGCCATGCCCAGGTACCGCTGCACACCGGCGGCGGTTTCCGCAACCACTGCCCGTTCTGCCTGCACTCCGTGCACGTCGACGTGCTCCCGGGAGACCGGGGCGCCGACTGCGGCGGACTACTCGTACCGATCGCCGTCGACTACCACAGCAAGAAGGGCTACCAACTGGTCCATCGGTGCACCCGCTGCGGCGCCACCCGCCGCAACCGCACCGCCACCAACACCCGCTCCCCGACAACCTGGACCGCATCATCGACCTCATGCACCGCTGAGAGCGCCGCGCCGCCCGGCCGACACTGTTCGGCCAGGTGGTACCGGCTCCACCGAACCGAGTCGTTGACGGCCCACGCAGCCGCGCACGGACAACCTGGTTATCGCGACCAGATTCGCCGACGAATTCGGGCGTTGATGCGTCCCCGGGCCGTCGTCGAGTCCAATCTGTCAAGAATCGTAGAAGCCATCCCACTTCTCGAGATGGGTGAGATCGGCCGTCGCAACGCCATACAATGGTTTCGGGCTCGGAATAGTCAACGAGTCACGAGCTTGCCGTGCCTGCGATAA
- a CDS encoding serine hydrolase domain-containing protein, with the protein MDWTENLTRRAGVDPAPLARAVRLVAGRGGRAQLCVLHGDRVLVDRCFGCRPDSLFWLFSTSKPFVALLVHRLAEQGLLGLDEPVARYWPEFAARGKQHVTVRHVLAHRSGVPLAHGSIAADSLAMVDGPRFVRALQRSRPRWAAGAVPAYHIISYGYLLGELVRRVTGRPVGAVLRDELLDPLRLGDIHLGLPEPQRHRAVPVHTRGRTLPARYWLNRDALRAAPIPAAGVSATAHDVALFYRMLLRGGDLAGSRVLAPDSIAAAREPSTSDTELDRLLHVPVRWAHGFQLGSATPGSPAANPLGQASHRDAFGHNGSNCCLAWADPTRDLVFVHLGNVFTAGHEGARYLAEVSDAVLAAVDGGRRIGGRER; encoded by the coding sequence ATGGACTGGACGGAGAACCTGACGCGGCGGGCCGGGGTGGATCCGGCTCCGCTGGCCCGGGCGGTGCGGCTGGTGGCCGGGCGCGGTGGCCGGGCCCAGCTGTGCGTGCTGCACGGTGACCGGGTGCTGGTGGACCGGTGCTTCGGCTGCCGGCCCGACTCGCTGTTCTGGCTGTTCTCGACCAGCAAACCGTTCGTGGCGTTGCTGGTGCACCGGCTGGCCGAGCAGGGGCTGCTGGGCCTGGACGAGCCGGTCGCGCGGTACTGGCCGGAGTTCGCGGCGCGCGGCAAGCAGCACGTCACCGTGCGGCACGTACTGGCGCACCGGTCCGGCGTGCCGCTCGCGCACGGCAGCATCGCCGCGGATTCGCTCGCGATGGTGGACGGTCCCCGCTTCGTCCGCGCCCTGCAACGGTCCCGGCCGCGGTGGGCGGCCGGCGCGGTCCCGGCGTACCACATCATCAGCTACGGCTACCTGCTCGGCGAGCTGGTCCGCCGGGTGACGGGCCGGCCGGTCGGTGCGGTGCTGCGGGACGAGCTGCTGGATCCGTTGCGGTTGGGCGACATTCACCTCGGCCTGCCGGAGCCGCAGCGACACCGGGCGGTGCCGGTGCACACCCGCGGCCGTACCCTGCCCGCCCGGTACTGGCTCAACCGGGACGCGCTGCGGGCGGCGCCGATCCCGGCGGCGGGTGTCTCGGCGACCGCGCACGACGTGGCGCTGTTCTACCGGATGCTGCTGCGCGGCGGCGACCTGGCCGGGTCGCGGGTACTCGCACCGGACAGCATCGCCGCCGCCCGGGAACCGTCGACCTCCGACACCGAACTGGACCGGCTGCTGCACGTGCCGGTGCGCTGGGCGCACGGGTTCCAGCTCGGCTCGGCGACGCCGGGCTCGCCGGCGGCGAACCCGCTGGGGCAGGCCAGCCACCGGGACGCGTTCGGCCACAACGGCTCCAACTGCTGTCTGGCCTGGGCCGACCCGACCCGTGACCTGGTGTTCGTGCACCTGGGGAACGTGTTCACCGCCGGGCACGAGGGTGCCCGCTACCTCGCCGAGGTCTCCGACGCCGTGCTGGCGGCGGTGGACGGCGGCCGTAGGATCGGTGGCCGTGAGCGATGA
- a CDS encoding HIT family protein, whose amino-acid sequence MAYIQGENKPTGPADDPAGCPFCRVPTLPDAEGLVIARGSSVYALLNLYPYNTGHLMVCPYRHVPDYTDLTGAELAEFGTFTQTAMRAVRRASGAEGFNVGMNQGPVGGAGIAGHLHQHVVPRWGGDTNFMPVIGHTKVLPQLLADTRTLLADAWAAITG is encoded by the coding sequence ATGGCCTACATCCAGGGCGAGAACAAGCCGACCGGCCCGGCCGACGACCCGGCCGGCTGTCCGTTCTGCCGGGTGCCCACGCTGCCGGACGCCGAGGGCCTGGTGATCGCGCGTGGCTCCAGCGTCTACGCGCTGCTCAACCTCTACCCGTACAACACCGGGCACCTGATGGTCTGCCCGTACCGGCACGTGCCCGACTACACCGATCTGACCGGCGCGGAGCTGGCCGAGTTCGGTACTTTCACGCAGACCGCGATGCGGGCGGTGCGCCGGGCCAGCGGCGCGGAGGGCTTCAACGTCGGGATGAACCAGGGCCCGGTCGGTGGTGCCGGCATCGCCGGCCACCTGCACCAGCACGTGGTGCCACGGTGGGGTGGCGACACGAACTTCATGCCGGTGATCGGGCACACCAAGGTGCTGCCGCAGTTGCTCGCCGACACCCGGACCCTGCTCGCCGACGCCTGGGCCGCGATCACCGGCTGA